A genome region from Nocardia sp. NBC_01730 includes the following:
- a CDS encoding DUF2461 domain-containing protein, with protein MTGFAGFPLAGLDFYEDLEADNSKAFWTAHKDIYARAVKEPMTALLAGLESDFGAAKIFRPYRDVRFSNDKSPYKTAQGAVVGAAQSVGWYVQIGAAGLYVGGGFYQGSPAQIALLRATIDDDVRGPELAAILAKLTKAGFTASGEKLKTKPKGYAADHPRIDLLRHKSLTCGKEFGAPAWLDTPRAAEEVRAAWETTRPLIEWLAAVVGSPPSW; from the coding sequence ATGACCGGATTCGCGGGCTTTCCACTGGCGGGCCTGGACTTCTACGAGGACCTCGAGGCCGACAACTCGAAGGCATTCTGGACCGCGCACAAGGACATCTACGCGCGAGCGGTGAAAGAGCCGATGACCGCACTGCTCGCCGGGCTGGAGTCGGATTTCGGAGCGGCCAAGATCTTCCGCCCATACCGCGATGTCAGATTTTCCAACGACAAGTCGCCATACAAGACTGCCCAGGGCGCGGTGGTCGGCGCCGCGCAGAGCGTCGGCTGGTACGTCCAGATCGGCGCCGCCGGGCTGTACGTCGGCGGCGGTTTCTACCAGGGCTCCCCCGCCCAGATCGCGCTGTTGCGCGCCACCATCGACGACGACGTGCGCGGGCCCGAGCTCGCGGCGATTCTCGCGAAACTCACCAAGGCAGGCTTCACCGCCAGCGGCGAGAAGCTGAAGACCAAGCCGAAGGGCTACGCCGCCGACCATCCGCGCATCGACCTGCTGCGGCACAAATCCCTCACGTGCGGCAAGGAATTCGGCGCACCGGCCTGGCTGGACACGCCGCGCGCGGCCGAAGAGGTCCGCGCCGCGTGGGAGACGACACGGCCGCTGATCGAATGGCTGGCGGCGGTGGTCGGCAGCCCGCCGTCGTGGTGA
- the egtD gene encoding L-histidine N(alpha)-methyltransferase yields the protein MTAPTLEIHLSDDDLTAALRSDARLGLTANPKWLPPKWFYDARGSELFERITELPEYYPTRTERALLERVVGEIARAAQAEVLVELGAGSAAKTRLLLTALTARAPLKTYVPQDVSAAALRAAADAVAAEFPGLAVHGVVSDFTDTLHNLPRGGRRMIAFLGGTIGNLVPGERAEFLAAIRDVLEPGEQLLLGAGLVIDSAVLVPAYDDAAGVTAEFNRNVLHVLNSRLDADFPPEKFRHIAIWDSAHEWIEMRLEATEDMTVTVRALDLTVRFARGDQMRTEISAKFRVDGLSTELTAAGFGTEHVWTDPDDRFALVLARRR from the coding sequence ATGACCGCACCGACGCTGGAGATCCACCTATCCGACGACGACCTGACCGCGGCGTTGCGCTCGGACGCCCGGCTCGGCCTCACCGCGAACCCGAAGTGGCTACCGCCCAAGTGGTTCTACGACGCCAGGGGTAGCGAGCTGTTCGAGCGGATCACCGAACTGCCCGAGTACTACCCGACACGCACCGAGCGCGCGCTGCTGGAGCGCGTGGTCGGCGAGATCGCGCGCGCTGCGCAGGCCGAGGTGCTGGTCGAGCTCGGCGCCGGTTCTGCGGCAAAGACCAGGCTGCTGCTCACCGCCCTTACCGCGCGTGCCCCACTGAAAACCTATGTTCCGCAGGATGTTTCGGCGGCAGCGCTGCGCGCGGCGGCGGATGCCGTCGCGGCCGAGTTCCCCGGGTTGGCCGTGCACGGTGTGGTCAGCGATTTCACCGACACCCTGCACAACCTGCCGCGCGGAGGCCGCAGGATGATCGCTTTCCTTGGGGGCACCATCGGCAATCTGGTCCCCGGAGAGCGGGCCGAATTCCTGGCGGCCATCCGCGACGTGCTGGAGCCGGGCGAACAGTTGCTGCTCGGTGCGGGTCTGGTCATCGACTCCGCGGTGCTCGTCCCCGCCTACGACGACGCGGCGGGCGTCACCGCCGAGTTCAACCGCAACGTGCTGCATGTGCTGAACTCCCGGCTCGACGCCGATTTCCCCCCGGAGAAGTTCCGGCATATCGCGATCTGGGATTCGGCGCACGAGTGGATCGAGATGCGCCTGGAGGCCACCGAGGATATGACGGTCACGGTCCGCGCGCTCGACCTCACCGTGCGGTTTGCCCGCGGCGACCAGATGCGCACCGAGATCTCGGCGAAGTTCCGGGTCGATGGCCTGAGCACCGAACTCACGGCCGCCGGTTTCGGCACCGAACACGTCTGGACCGACCCGGACGATCGCTTCGCGCTGGTGCTCGCCCGACGGCGCTGA
- the egtC gene encoding ergothioneine biosynthesis protein EgtC encodes MCRHLGYIGPPVRVGDMLTLGAHSLRAQAWAPRDMRRGGTINADGFGVAWWRETEDDSVAVSRYRNAAPIWTDPAVDEVLPQLESWAVLGAVRSATVGMPVERSACAPFTRGRWAFSHNGVVPDWRDTLSAVASEFAHTAVELGAEGLFAPSRLLEAESATDTATLWVILCDLLATGSPDGAWSAAPAALKLLAGAVLDRVPDARLNFLLCDGAQLWATTCHHSLSVLVTDTFAILSSEPFDDDPRWRSIPDRSLVTARPGALSVDALL; translated from the coding sequence ATGTGTAGACATCTGGGCTATATCGGCCCGCCGGTCCGGGTCGGCGACATGTTGACCCTCGGAGCGCATTCCCTGCGCGCTCAGGCATGGGCTCCCCGAGACATGCGCCGCGGCGGCACCATCAACGCCGACGGTTTCGGTGTCGCGTGGTGGCGCGAGACCGAGGACGACTCGGTCGCCGTCAGCCGCTACCGCAATGCGGCGCCGATCTGGACCGATCCGGCCGTGGACGAGGTATTGCCACAACTCGAATCCTGGGCGGTGCTCGGCGCGGTGCGTTCGGCGACCGTCGGGATGCCGGTGGAGCGGTCCGCGTGCGCGCCGTTCACCCGCGGGCGCTGGGCCTTCAGCCACAACGGCGTCGTGCCGGACTGGCGCGACACGCTGAGCGCGGTGGCCTCGGAGTTCGCGCACACCGCAGTCGAACTCGGCGCCGAGGGACTGTTCGCCCCGAGCCGGTTGCTCGAGGCAGAATCCGCCACCGACACCGCCACGCTCTGGGTGATCCTGTGCGACCTGCTGGCGACCGGATCGCCGGACGGTGCGTGGTCGGCCGCCCCGGCGGCACTGAAGCTGCTCGCCGGCGCGGTGCTCGACCGAGTACCGGACGCGCGCCTGAATTTCCTGCTGTGCGACGGTGCGCAGCTGTGGGCGACCACCTGCCACCACTCGTTGTCCGTGCTGGTCACCGACACTTTCGCGATTCTGTCGTCCGAACCGTTCGACGACGACCCCCGATGGCGGTCGATCCCGGACCGCAGCCTGGTCACCGCAAGGCCCGGCGCGCTATCCGTCGACGCCCTCCTCTGA
- the egtB gene encoding ergothioneine biosynthesis protein EgtB: MTTQYPTPTDSSGTEQLRDRIADVLARARQRTLTLTGCVDEAELVAQHSRLMSPLVWDLAHIGNQEELWLVRDVGGREPVRADLDELYDAFKNARASRPALPLLDPTQARDYVGVVRDRVWDVLERNELQGRPLVDGGFAFGMIAQHEQQHDETMLATHQLRTGAAVLSGAAVPTTSAPVAGEIVIPAGKFTMGTSTDAWALDNERPAHRVSVPGFAIDAAPVTNEQYLAFIDDGGYDRPELWSVRGWAHRTEAGLVAPQFWERDPAGHWWRRVFGVMTPLRRHQPVVHVCWFEAEAYANWAGKRLPTEAEWEKAARFDPATGASRRFPWGDTDPDVGTANLGQRHLEPAEVGAYPAGASPAGVHQLIGDVWEWTASSFEPYPGFRAFPYKEYSAVFFGGDYRVLRGGSFGTDPVACRGTFRNWDHPIRRQIFAGFRLARDLRPGEGE, translated from the coding sequence GTGACCACTCAGTACCCCACCCCGACCGACAGTTCCGGCACCGAACAGCTACGGGACCGGATCGCCGACGTACTCGCCCGCGCGCGACAGCGCACCCTGACTCTCACCGGCTGTGTCGACGAAGCCGAGCTGGTGGCCCAGCATTCGCGTCTGATGAGCCCGCTGGTCTGGGATCTCGCGCACATCGGCAACCAGGAAGAACTGTGGCTCGTCCGCGATGTTGGCGGTCGCGAACCTGTGCGCGCCGACCTCGACGAACTCTACGACGCCTTCAAAAACGCCCGCGCGAGCCGTCCCGCGCTGCCCCTGCTCGATCCCACCCAGGCCCGCGACTACGTCGGCGTGGTTCGTGACAGGGTATGGGATGTGCTGGAGCGCAACGAGTTACAGGGCAGGCCGTTGGTCGACGGTGGTTTCGCGTTCGGAATGATCGCCCAGCACGAGCAGCAGCACGACGAGACCATGCTGGCCACCCACCAGCTGCGCACCGGTGCCGCCGTGCTCTCCGGAGCGGCCGTGCCGACCACATCGGCTCCGGTCGCCGGTGAAATCGTCATTCCCGCAGGCAAATTCACGATGGGCACCTCGACCGACGCGTGGGCGCTCGACAATGAGCGCCCCGCCCACCGGGTGTCGGTGCCCGGCTTCGCGATCGATGCCGCGCCCGTGACCAACGAGCAATATCTGGCCTTCATAGACGACGGCGGCTACGACCGTCCCGAACTGTGGTCCGTGCGCGGCTGGGCGCACCGCACGGAAGCGGGTCTGGTCGCGCCACAGTTCTGGGAGCGCGACCCGGCCGGGCACTGGTGGCGCCGGGTGTTCGGCGTGATGACCCCGCTACGCCGACACCAGCCGGTGGTGCATGTGTGCTGGTTCGAGGCCGAGGCGTACGCGAACTGGGCGGGCAAGCGACTACCCACGGAAGCCGAATGGGAGAAGGCGGCCAGGTTCGACCCGGCGACGGGCGCGTCCCGTCGATTCCCCTGGGGCGACACCGATCCCGATGTCGGCACCGCTAATCTCGGTCAACGTCATCTGGAACCCGCGGAGGTCGGCGCCTATCCGGCCGGTGCGTCCCCGGCAGGTGTGCACCAGTTGATCGGCGACGTCTGGGAGTGGACCGCGTCGAGCTTCGAGCCTTACCCGGGTTTCCGCGCCTTCCCGTACAAGGAGTACTCCGCGGTCTTCTTCGGCGGTGACTATCGCGTCCTGCGCGGGGGTTCTTTCGGCACCGACCCGGTCGCCTGTCGCGGCACTTTTCGCAATTGGGACCACCCGATCCGCCGCCAGATCTTCGCCGGTTTCCGCTTGGCGCGGGATCTGCGACCGGGGGAAGGCGAGTGA
- the egtA gene encoding ergothioneine biosynthesis glutamate--cysteine ligase EgtA, which produces MAVTLDTPESAHCAPEQGELSSRAAAEAYVGGVCFKLGPPRLIGAELEWLTVQGECSASGPASAPRPPLAALADALGPYAPRSIAPDSPALALPGGSRVTLEPGGQIELSSAPYADAARLCDRLRDDARLLRKLLETRSIRTVSLAADADRRPKRILRLPRYRAMEHAFGGVGPFGKLMMCNTAAAQVSVDAGAHRAEVTARWTALYAVGPALLAAFACSPALRGAPSGAWASQRMRAWLRLDNVRTRPPVMDWTDPVAGYSKWALDVPLLCVRSPDGSRDGRETGWLAPPGATFADWLSGGLDDEVGRRPDVSDLDYHLTTMFPPVRASGHLEVRYIDAQPGDTWTTPVQVIEALMSSPSVVAEATTVAAPLAGHWLDAARYGLADRDIRSAAVDLLRLAAAHAATAACATEIESAAERCRSGRTPTEDRAGNGTGPDRPEAGA; this is translated from the coding sequence ATGGCGGTCACGCTCGATACACCTGAGTCGGCCCATTGTGCCCCGGAGCAGGGAGAACTATCTTCCCGCGCGGCGGCGGAGGCCTATGTCGGCGGCGTCTGCTTCAAGCTCGGACCGCCCCGTCTGATCGGTGCCGAACTCGAGTGGCTTACCGTGCAGGGTGAGTGTTCGGCGTCAGGCCCCGCGTCCGCCCCGCGTCCGCCGCTGGCTGCTCTGGCGGATGCTCTCGGACCGTACGCACCACGATCCATCGCCCCCGATTCTCCGGCGCTCGCACTGCCGGGGGGCAGCCGGGTCACCCTGGAACCCGGTGGTCAAATAGAACTCTCCAGCGCTCCTTACGCTGATGCCGCGCGGCTGTGCGACCGACTGCGCGACGATGCCCGCTTGTTGCGGAAACTCCTCGAAACCCGGTCCATCCGTACCGTTTCCCTTGCCGCCGACGCGGACCGCCGCCCCAAACGAATCCTGCGGCTGCCGCGCTACCGCGCCATGGAGCATGCCTTCGGTGGTGTCGGCCCGTTCGGTAAGTTGATGATGTGCAATACCGCGGCCGCCCAGGTCAGTGTCGACGCGGGCGCCCACCGCGCGGAGGTGACCGCGCGGTGGACGGCACTGTATGCCGTCGGTCCGGCTTTGCTGGCTGCTTTCGCCTGCTCGCCTGCCCTGCGCGGGGCTCCGTCCGGCGCCTGGGCTTCGCAGCGCATGCGAGCCTGGCTGCGGCTGGACAACGTGCGCACCCGCCCGCCCGTGATGGACTGGACCGACCCGGTGGCCGGGTACAGCAAATGGGCGCTGGACGTCCCGCTGCTGTGCGTGCGAAGTCCCGACGGAAGTAGGGACGGCCGCGAGACCGGGTGGTTGGCTCCGCCCGGCGCGACGTTCGCCGACTGGCTGTCGGGCGGACTGGACGATGAGGTGGGGCGCCGCCCCGACGTCAGCGACCTGGACTACCACCTGACCACGATGTTCCCGCCGGTGCGCGCGTCGGGGCATCTGGAGGTCCGCTACATAGACGCCCAGCCCGGCGACACCTGGACCACGCCGGTCCAGGTGATCGAAGCGCTCATGTCGAGCCCGTCCGTGGTCGCCGAGGCGACAACGGTCGCCGCGCCGCTCGCGGGCCACTGGCTCGACGCCGCCCGCTATGGCCTGGCCGACCGGGACATCCGTTCCGCCGCGGTCGACCTGCTGCGGCTCGCCGCCGCCCACGCGGCCACCGCGGCCTGCGCCACGGAGATCGAATCCGCCGCCGAACGATGTCGCAGCGGCCGCACCCCGACCGAAGACCGCGCCGGGAACGGCACAGGGCCGGATCGACCGGAAGCCGGCGCGTGA
- a CDS encoding aminotransferase class V-fold PLP-dependent enzyme, producing MLDDDRVRADTPGCASGSELGPVFLDSAGSSLPPRVVTDTVIGHLLREAEIGGYRAANERLGDLAAVKTAIGTLINAAPTSIALSDSATRSWADFFYSVPLAPGDRILVSEADYASNAIAALQRARATGATVQKIPSDGSGQIDLDALAAMVDERVKLVSVLHAPTNGGLVNPAAEATRIAHSVGALVLLDACQSAGQLPLDVADLGVDALSATGRKWLRGPRGTGFLYLRPELAQSMEPERLDLHGAKWTGPDDYRLAPDASRFEFWECDVAGRLGLGAAVRYLLDLGPDNVYAAVAARAEHLRKTLPEIPGVTVHDIGVRHSGIVSFTVDDIESTEVRDQLLAQDITVTVSHAGSTLLDMTGRGLASVVRASPHCYVSFDELDRFVAAVAAL from the coding sequence ATGCTGGATGACGATCGTGTACGAGCCGACACTCCCGGATGCGCGTCCGGATCCGAACTCGGTCCGGTGTTCCTCGACAGCGCCGGGTCCTCGCTGCCGCCGCGGGTCGTCACCGACACTGTCATCGGTCACCTGCTACGCGAGGCGGAGATCGGTGGCTACCGTGCCGCTAACGAGAGGCTGGGTGATCTCGCCGCGGTGAAGACCGCGATCGGCACGCTGATCAACGCCGCGCCGACGAGCATCGCGCTCAGCGACAGCGCCACCCGCTCCTGGGCGGATTTCTTCTACTCGGTTCCGCTGGCGCCCGGCGATCGCATCCTGGTCTCCGAGGCCGACTACGCGAGCAATGCCATCGCCGCCCTGCAGCGCGCCCGCGCCACCGGTGCGACGGTGCAGAAGATTCCGAGCGACGGCAGCGGGCAGATCGACCTCGACGCACTGGCCGCCATGGTCGACGAACGGGTCAAGTTGGTCTCGGTACTGCACGCGCCGACGAACGGCGGCCTGGTGAACCCGGCCGCCGAGGCGACGAGAATCGCGCATTCGGTCGGCGCGCTCGTGCTGCTGGACGCCTGCCAGTCCGCAGGACAGCTGCCACTGGACGTGGCCGACCTCGGTGTCGACGCGTTGTCGGCGACCGGTCGCAAGTGGCTGCGCGGCCCCCGCGGAACCGGATTCCTGTACCTGCGGCCCGAGTTGGCACAGTCCATGGAGCCCGAGCGGCTCGACCTGCACGGCGCGAAGTGGACCGGCCCGGACGACTACCGCCTAGCGCCGGATGCCAGCCGTTTCGAGTTCTGGGAGTGCGACGTCGCAGGACGACTCGGTCTGGGCGCCGCGGTGCGGTACCTGCTCGACCTGGGTCCGGACAACGTGTACGCCGCGGTCGCGGCTCGCGCCGAGCACCTGCGCAAGACACTGCCGGAGATCCCCGGCGTCACGGTGCACGACATCGGCGTCCGGCACAGCGGCATTGTGTCGTTCACCGTCGACGACATCGAATCCACCGAGGTGCGCGACCAGCTGCTGGCGCAGGACATCACCGTCACGGTCAGCCACGCCGGCTCGACCCTGCTGGACATGACGGGCCGCGGCCTGGCATCGGTGGTCCGCGCCTCTCCGCACTGTTACGTCAGCTTCGACGAACTGGACCGGTTCGTCGCCGCGGTCGCGGCGCTCTAG
- a CDS encoding fatty acyl-AMP ligase, with protein sequence MSRFTDEMYATAQTSERGLVTGEPTVPQRRTWAEIHQIARRMAGGLAAAGIGHGDAVGVLAGMPVDIAPACQAIWMRGASITMLHQPTPRTDLVLWARDTETVLTMIEARAVVLGAPFEAAEPLLRERGITVVRIDQLPDGPDIDPVSTDEDDIALQQLTSGSTGSPKAVRITHGNFFVNAYAMFDRVKFQLDDDVMISWLPLFHDMGMVGFLSVPMQFGAEVVCVTPLDFLTRPLLWAELIHKYRGTVTAAPNFAYSLLARRLRQADDDAFDLSSVRYMWNGAEPVDPDTMDALATAGRRFGLNPMALTPVYGMAETTLAVSVPDPGLGQVVDVIDADLLEAIGKAVPVPDEHRHGHGHTGTIRRLATLGYLVDNLEGRIVDSDRQPLPVRSVGVIELRGPAVTPGYVTMDGFRPAQDADGWLDTGDIGYFTEEGLIVVCGRIKDVIIMAGRNIYPTDIERAATRVSGVRPGNAVAVRLDAGQKRESFAVVVESNNHQNPDEVKRIEHEIVHEVFSEVGVRPRTVAVLGPGALPKTSSGKLRRAATAIHVH encoded by the coding sequence TTGAGCAGGTTCACCGACGAGATGTACGCCACGGCGCAGACCTCCGAGCGGGGCTTGGTGACCGGCGAGCCGACCGTCCCGCAGCGCCGCACCTGGGCGGAGATCCATCAGATCGCCCGCCGTATGGCGGGCGGCTTGGCCGCGGCGGGAATCGGACACGGTGACGCGGTCGGCGTGCTGGCCGGGATGCCGGTCGATATCGCCCCGGCCTGCCAGGCCATCTGGATGCGCGGAGCGTCGATCACGATGCTGCATCAGCCGACACCGCGCACCGATCTCGTTCTCTGGGCACGCGACACCGAGACCGTGCTGACCATGATCGAGGCGCGCGCCGTCGTCCTCGGCGCGCCGTTCGAGGCTGCCGAGCCGCTGTTGCGCGAGCGCGGCATCACCGTGGTGCGCATCGACCAGTTGCCCGACGGTCCCGACATCGACCCGGTGTCCACCGACGAGGACGATATCGCGTTGCAGCAGTTGACCTCCGGCTCGACTGGCTCGCCGAAGGCGGTGCGGATCACGCACGGAAACTTCTTCGTCAACGCCTATGCCATGTTCGACCGGGTGAAGTTCCAGCTCGACGACGACGTGATGATCAGCTGGCTGCCACTGTTCCACGACATGGGCATGGTCGGATTCCTCAGCGTCCCTATGCAATTCGGTGCGGAAGTGGTCTGTGTGACGCCGCTGGACTTCCTGACCCGCCCGCTGCTGTGGGCCGAGCTGATCCACAAATACCGCGGCACCGTCACCGCCGCACCGAATTTCGCGTACTCACTATTGGCCCGACGGCTGCGACAGGCCGACGACGACGCGTTCGACCTCAGCAGCGTGCGTTACATGTGGAATGGCGCGGAACCGGTCGACCCGGACACCATGGACGCGCTGGCCACGGCCGGAAGACGGTTCGGGCTCAACCCGATGGCGCTCACCCCGGTCTACGGCATGGCCGAGACCACGCTCGCCGTCTCGGTCCCCGATCCCGGCCTCGGCCAAGTGGTGGACGTGATCGACGCCGACCTGCTCGAAGCGATCGGCAAGGCGGTGCCGGTACCGGACGAGCACAGGCACGGGCACGGGCACACCGGCACCATCCGCAGGCTGGCGACCCTTGGCTACCTGGTCGACAATCTGGAAGGCCGAATCGTCGACAGCGACCGTCAGCCGCTGCCGGTCCGCTCGGTGGGTGTGATCGAATTGCGCGGCCCCGCGGTCACACCCGGCTACGTGACGATGGACGGATTCCGCCCCGCCCAGGACGCCGACGGCTGGTTGGACACCGGCGACATCGGCTACTTCACCGAGGAGGGTCTGATCGTGGTGTGCGGCCGGATCAAGGACGTCATCATCATGGCCGGCCGCAATATCTATCCCACCGATATCGAACGCGCCGCCACCAGGGTGAGCGGTGTCCGACCCGGCAACGCGGTCGCGGTACGCCTGGACGCGGGCCAGAAGCGGGAGAGCTTCGCCGTGGTGGTGGAGAGCAACAACCACCAGAACCCCGACGAGGTCAAACGGATCGAGCACGAGATCGTGCACGAGGTGTTCTCCGAGGTGGGTGTGCGGCCGCGCACCGTGGCGGTGCTGGGCCCCGGCGCACTGCCGAAGACCTCGTCGGGCAAACTTCGCCGTGCCGCCACCGCCATCCACGTGCACTGA
- a CDS encoding DivIVA domain-containing protein, producing MPLTPDDIRNVQFGKPRFGQRGYDPEDVDRLLDDVESTLRTLYARIAQLERTTR from the coding sequence GTGCCACTGACGCCTGACGACATCCGGAATGTCCAGTTCGGGAAGCCTCGGTTCGGCCAGCGCGGCTATGACCCCGAGGACGTGGATCGGCTCCTCGACGATGTCGAGAGCACGTTGCGCACGCTCTACGCACGAATCGCCCAATTGGAGAGAACCACGCGCTGA
- the pth gene encoding aminoacyl-tRNA hydrolase, with protein MSSLPLPPRPKPRVRQARPRALNNTESSTGPALVVGLGNPGPEYERTRHNLGFLVADVLAERVGGRFGVHKKSGADLLQARLDGRQVLIAKPRSFMNLSGRAVAALARFFSVSPTEVIVVHDELDLPFGAIRLKRGGGEGGHNGLRSVSSALTTKDYLRTRIGIGRPPGRQDPADYVLKPFSAPERKEVPVIVEQAADAVELLLRVGLETAQNQLH; from the coding sequence ATGTCATCGCTGCCCCTGCCGCCGCGGCCGAAACCGAGGGTGCGGCAGGCGAGGCCGAGAGCGCTGAATAACACCGAATCGTCGACCGGGCCCGCGCTCGTCGTCGGACTGGGTAACCCAGGTCCCGAATACGAGCGCACCCGGCACAATCTCGGTTTTCTGGTCGCCGACGTGCTCGCGGAGCGCGTCGGCGGCCGTTTTGGTGTGCACAAGAAATCCGGCGCGGACCTGCTGCAAGCCCGGCTGGACGGCCGCCAGGTGTTGATCGCCAAGCCGAGGTCGTTCATGAACCTATCCGGACGGGCGGTGGCCGCGCTGGCCAGATTCTTCTCCGTGTCGCCCACCGAGGTGATCGTCGTGCACGACGAACTCGACCTTCCGTTCGGCGCGATCCGGCTCAAGCGGGGCGGCGGCGAGGGCGGCCACAACGGGCTCCGCTCTGTCTCCAGCGCCTTGACCACCAAGGACTACCTGCGCACCCGCATCGGCATCGGCCGTCCGCCGGGGCGGCAGGATCCGGCCGACTATGTGCTGAAGCCGTTTTCGGCGCCGGAACGCAAAGAGGTCCCGGTGATCGTCGAGCAGGCCGCCGACGCGGTGGAGCTGCTGCTGCGGGTCGGTCTGGAGACCGCGCAGAACCAACTGCACTGA
- a CDS encoding 50S ribosomal protein L25/general stress protein Ctc, whose translation MSDANLLEAAVRTEFGKGAARRTRRAGNVPAVLYGHQADPQHLSVNAQAFAAILREHGTNAVLNLVIDGKKQLALTKSVVVHPIRRYIEHADLLIIKRGEKVTADVIVAVVGDAVPGTLVTQEATTVSIEADAMKLPETIEVSVEGVEPGTQITAGALELPAGVSLAVDPETLIVNVIAAPAAAAETEGAAGEAESAE comes from the coding sequence ATGTCCGACGCCAACCTTCTCGAAGCCGCCGTACGCACCGAGTTCGGCAAGGGCGCCGCCCGCCGCACCCGCCGCGCGGGCAACGTCCCGGCAGTGCTCTACGGCCATCAGGCCGACCCGCAGCACCTGTCGGTCAACGCCCAGGCTTTCGCCGCCATCCTGCGCGAGCACGGCACCAACGCGGTGCTGAACCTGGTCATCGACGGCAAGAAGCAGCTTGCGCTGACCAAATCCGTTGTGGTGCACCCGATTCGCCGCTACATCGAGCACGCCGACCTGCTGATCATCAAGCGTGGCGAGAAGGTCACCGCCGACGTGATCGTCGCCGTCGTCGGTGATGCCGTCCCGGGCACCCTGGTCACCCAGGAGGCCACCACCGTGTCCATCGAGGCCGACGCGATGAAGCTTCCCGAGACCATTGAGGTCTCCGTCGAAGGCGTCGAGCCGGGTACCCAGATCACCGCGGGCGCACTGGAGCTGCCTGCCGGCGTCAGCCTGGCCGTCGATCCGGAGACGCTGATCGTCAATGTCATCGCTGCCCCTGCCGCCGCGGCCGAAACCGAGGGTGCGGCAGGCGAGGCCGAGAGCGCTGAATAA